Proteins found in one Misgurnus anguillicaudatus chromosome 3, ASM2758022v2, whole genome shotgun sequence genomic segment:
- the ppa2 gene encoding inorganic pyrophosphatase 2, mitochondrial, with product MRLLVRNAASFSLAYFCSLKRKCLNPVVSSHAIRMMHYLMEMRGRPNSPDYRIYLKTSDGKYISPFHDIPLYVADEQEYDVPPKKLKTNEILFNMVVEVPRWTNAKMEMATMEPLNPIKQDVKNGKLRYVANIFPHKGYIWNYGALPQTWEDPNHTDKDTKCCGDNDPIDVCDIGSNVCEAGQVIQVKVLGILALIDEGETDWKVIAINIEDPDALNLNDIEDVRKVKPGYLEATVDWFKKYKVPDGKPENNFGLNGQFKNKDFAIEVIKSTHSYWKALVTKAKTKNVEIVCQNTSLCDSPFKCSDAEASAVVQAAAEYGGPLPVSFEVNKWHFLSK from the exons ATGCGTTTACTTGTTCGTAATGCTGCGAGTTTTTCTCTAGCGTATTTCTGTTCTCTAAAAAGAAAGTGTTTAAATCCAGTCGTTTCATCTCATGCAATAAGAATGATGCATTACTTAATGGAGATGAGAGGACGACCGAACTCGCCTGACTACAGGATTTACCTCA AAACCTCAGATGGAAAGTACATATCTCCTTTCCATGACATTCCTCTGTATGTTGCTGATGAACAG GAATATGATGTTCCACCAAAGAAACTTAAAACAAATGAG ATTCTCTTTAATATGGTTGTAGAAGTACCTCGCTGGACAAATGCCAAGATGGAG ATGGCAACAATGGAACCATTGAACCCAATAAAACAAGATGTGAAGAATGGCAAGCTGCGATATGTAGCTAACATTTTCCCACACAAAGGTTACATTTGGAACTATGGTGCACTTCCACAG acATGGGAAGATCCCAAtcacactgataaggacactaAGTGCTGTGGAGACAATGACCCCATAGACGTGTGTGACATCGGCTCCAAT GTGTGTGAAGCCGGGCAGGTAATTCAAGTTAAGGTTCTTGGAATTCTGGCTTTGATAGATGAAGGAGAGACTGACTGGAAGGTAATAGCCATTAATATAGAGGACCCTGATGCATTAAACCTAAACG ATATTGAGGATGTCAGAAAGGTTAAACCTGGTTATCTTGAGGCTACTGTGGAttggtttaaaaaatacaaagtgcCAGATGGAAAGCCTGAGAACAATTTTGGATTAAATGGACAGTTCAAGAATAAG GACTTTGCCATAGAAGTCATAAAATCAACACACAGCTACTGGAAAGCATTAGTGACCAAAGCaaagacaaaaaatgttgaAATTGTTTG tCAGAACACGTCTTTGTGTGATAGTCCATTTAAATGCAGTGATGCAGAGGCAAGTGCAGTGGTCCAAGCT GCTGCAGAATATGGGGGACCCCTTCCAGTGTCTTTTGAGG tgaacaaaTGGCACTTTTtgtcaaagtaa